One Bdellovibrio bacteriovorus str. Tiberius DNA segment encodes these proteins:
- a CDS encoding substrate-binding periplasmic protein: MNLRIQQALVALILSVTVFASARARADVISFRSDFWCPYVCNPDSETPGYMVEIARTVFEKHGHKVQVKLSNWVRAIKDTRSNRVQGLMGCSVVDAPDFIYPKKSLGIMKNAYFVPKNSTWTYKGRPSLQGMKIGVINGYTYGDSVDNLIRSRHRSFIPFSGDRPLEQVIRMMQAGRLDGFIENPVVLQYTSVSAKITMENMKVGGWVENHDPALYISFSPNNPKSQEYAEILTRGVEELRRSGELQRILQKYNLKDWEQSSGISLGALDNLGSSFLKSPLNPFNMFNARSL; this comes from the coding sequence ATGAACCTGAGAATTCAACAAGCACTTGTCGCATTGATTCTGTCAGTAACTGTCTTCGCGTCCGCGCGCGCCCGTGCTGACGTGATTTCCTTCCGTTCTGACTTCTGGTGCCCTTACGTATGCAATCCTGATTCTGAAACTCCCGGTTATATGGTCGAAATCGCCCGCACGGTCTTTGAAAAACACGGCCACAAAGTGCAGGTGAAACTTTCCAACTGGGTGCGCGCCATCAAAGACACCCGCAGCAACCGCGTGCAGGGCCTGATGGGTTGCAGTGTGGTGGATGCGCCGGACTTTATCTATCCCAAGAAATCCCTGGGCATCATGAAAAATGCCTACTTCGTTCCTAAAAATTCAACATGGACTTACAAGGGCCGCCCGTCTTTGCAGGGCATGAAGATCGGCGTGATCAATGGCTACACCTATGGTGACAGCGTCGACAATCTGATCCGTTCCCGCCATCGTTCGTTCATTCCGTTTTCCGGGGACCGCCCGCTGGAGCAGGTTATTCGCATGATGCAGGCCGGACGCCTGGATGGGTTTATCGAAAATCCGGTGGTGCTGCAGTACACGTCCGTGTCAGCAAAGATCACGATGGAAAATATGAAAGTGGGTGGCTGGGTTGAAAATCACGATCCGGCGCTTTACATCTCTTTTTCGCCAAACAATCCGAAGTCTCAGGAATACGCAGAAATTCTGACTCGTGGGGTGGAGGAACTTCGCCGCAGCGGAGAGCTGCAGCGGATTCTTCAAAAATACAACCTGAAGGACTGGGAACAGTCCTCCGGCATTTCTTTAGGTGCTTTGGACAACCTTGGCTCCAGTTTCCTCAAGAGCCCGCTTAATCCGTTCAACATGTTCAATGCTCGTAGTCTCTAG
- the msrA gene encoding peptide-methionine (S)-S-oxide reductase MsrA, with protein sequence MKHLFMFFAALGLLVGLNSEAKATKSAKKGTTVSTSEVAYLAGGCFWGMEDLLRKLPGVTQTEVGYMGGDTKNANYNLVKTGTTNHAETVKITFNPEKITYQDLLLYFYKIHDPTTTNRQGNDIGTQYRSAIFYTSDKQKDEAEIVRARVDKSGAWKSPVVTQIVKAADFWSAEEYHQDYLQKNPGGYTCHFERKIEFKQ encoded by the coding sequence ATGAAACACCTTTTTATGTTTTTCGCAGCATTGGGATTATTAGTGGGCCTCAACTCTGAGGCCAAAGCGACCAAGTCTGCCAAGAAAGGAACCACCGTGAGCACGTCTGAAGTGGCTTATCTGGCCGGCGGCTGTTTTTGGGGCATGGAAGATTTGCTGCGCAAACTTCCCGGTGTCACTCAAACTGAAGTCGGTTACATGGGCGGCGACACCAAAAACGCCAACTACAATCTTGTAAAAACCGGCACCACCAATCACGCCGAAACTGTGAAGATCACCTTCAATCCTGAAAAGATCACCTATCAGGATCTGCTGCTTTATTTCTATAAGATTCACGATCCGACGACGACCAACCGTCAAGGCAATGACATCGGGACCCAGTACCGCAGTGCCATTTTCTATACCTCTGACAAACAAAAAGATGAGGCAGAAATTGTAAGAGCTCGCGTGGACAAATCAGGAGCTTGGAAAAGCCCCGTGGTCACCCAAATCGTCAAAGCTGCCGATTTTTGGTCTGCCGAAGAATATCATCAGGATTATTTACAAAAGAATCCTGGCGGATACACCTGCCACTTCGAACGTAAAATCGAATTCAAACAGTAA
- a CDS encoding hydantoinase B/oxoprolinase family protein — MNYQIELLHSLLNQFLVGESALMTLDGDVLGVRGQQPVTYGTLTTAATTAAKYLKLQEGDIALLNDPYSGGSLLSEMTFVMAVSEDLLWVSRRPLDTQVKIVKSIEEEGLRIPPTPLRQKNQLNEMILAAMQAHPACPADFVPWLKAQVADLTAGAKKLVDAIELTGFTVTGELIEDYLRISKKAATKKISESASGEARVDVVLDSGELLRLNMEIQDGKISLDFSGTTAAKTVSMTESATYGACFHALSRHYGFTDLANSGSFSILQITKPSGCWLVGKYPAPTFKGMTCGVAALQTAIELALAQIHHKQESSVGSHCALQFDLQAGSKHALLTLPGGEGAKASRDGVSAQMDTLSLEQLERDFPIKVLRVDQRHSNGGKGKFSGGRGVVMKIEVCGDLSATWMTDLTLHRPRLLKTCSHGDPAEVTLEQGEVAKTLPVLGQQKFAVKDVLTLCSGSGGGYGRAE, encoded by the coding sequence ATGAACTATCAAATCGAACTTTTGCATTCCTTGCTGAATCAATTTCTGGTGGGTGAATCCGCACTGATGACTTTGGATGGAGACGTCCTGGGTGTGCGCGGTCAGCAGCCGGTGACCTATGGCACGCTGACAACGGCGGCCACCACTGCCGCGAAATATCTAAAACTGCAGGAAGGCGACATCGCCCTTTTGAATGACCCTTACAGTGGCGGCAGCCTGTTGTCCGAAATGACTTTTGTGATGGCGGTTTCAGAAGACCTTTTGTGGGTTTCGCGCCGTCCTTTGGACACGCAGGTAAAAATCGTTAAATCCATCGAAGAAGAAGGCCTGCGCATTCCGCCGACACCACTTCGTCAGAAAAACCAGCTGAATGAAATGATTCTGGCTGCCATGCAGGCACACCCGGCCTGCCCTGCTGATTTTGTGCCTTGGCTGAAAGCCCAAGTGGCGGACCTGACTGCAGGAGCAAAAAAACTGGTCGACGCCATCGAGCTGACTGGTTTCACGGTGACCGGCGAACTGATCGAAGATTACCTGCGCATTTCTAAAAAAGCCGCGACGAAAAAGATTTCTGAAAGCGCTTCGGGCGAAGCGCGCGTCGATGTGGTTTTGGACAGCGGCGAACTGCTGCGTCTGAATATGGAAATCCAGGATGGTAAAATCTCTTTGGATTTCAGCGGCACGACGGCGGCAAAAACAGTTTCCATGACTGAATCTGCAACCTATGGCGCCTGCTTCCATGCTTTGAGCCGTCATTACGGCTTCACGGATCTGGCTAACTCGGGATCGTTCTCTATTTTGCAAATCACCAAACCTTCCGGCTGCTGGCTGGTGGGTAAATATCCGGCTCCAACCTTCAAAGGCATGACCTGTGGGGTCGCGGCTTTGCAAACAGCTATTGAACTGGCGCTGGCGCAGATTCACCACAAACAGGAATCCTCTGTGGGCAGTCACTGTGCCTTGCAGTTTGATCTGCAAGCTGGCAGCAAACATGCGCTTTTGACTTTGCCCGGCGGTGAAGGCGCGAAAGCGTCCCGTGATGGCGTCAGTGCTCAGATGGACACACTTTCTTTGGAACAACTTGAACGTGATTTCCCGATCAAGGTTCTGCGCGTGGATCAGCGTCACTCTAACGGTGGCAAAGGCAAATTCAGCGGTGGCCGTGGTGTTGTCATGAAGATCGAGGTGTGCGGGGATCTTTCCGCCACCTGGATGACCGACCTGACTTTGCACCGTCCCCGTCTGCTGAAAACCTGCAGCCATGGCGATCCAGCCGAAGTCACCCTGGAACAAGGTGAAGTTGCAAAGACTCTTCCCGTTCTGGGACAGCAAAAGTTTGCTGTCAAAGACGTCCTGACCCTGTGTTCTGGTTCAGGTGGCGGCTACGGTCGTGCGGAATAA
- a CDS encoding hydantoin utilization protein, with amino-acid sequence MQNSLVLGVSVGESFAEFSLLSDSSPLAQKRVFHSRESLKSSLIQFIAPHGKIQKAFVSLRVPKKLLDYKLSGAVAHVSTEGLEHWLDLCGTPAALTSKDLQFALRERVRADGTVETPLQTEELEAIAAKLELMSCKKVCLNLLHSATNPAHLNAATKFFSEKGIEVFAPASTDNPHEVTRWTQNALNATLSGVFADLKKDVYAGLEAALDKNDIHFLDASGELFQDETGKEISSQFAASTALGLWNKASGKDVLYLGLEYFTLISPTRWAEQWNSCWGPVEVRHLKVKNLGVQPTLGIGLNTFERFDFLTQEEGWEPGPMFLGRGQKMSLLDLWSENPKLSKLEGLEDRVSAQGIQRFKTALLTLSKISTFKDNDFNHLTKELQSLSVQRLAVESFLQRDQQKLLVTGPLAALFANIFKKDPHTTVAADEFCESAATALWGMKALKESK; translated from the coding sequence ATGCAAAACAGCCTCGTGCTCGGTGTGAGCGTCGGTGAATCCTTCGCCGAATTCTCACTCCTGTCAGACTCCAGTCCCCTTGCGCAAAAAAGAGTATTTCACTCTCGTGAAAGCCTTAAATCCTCACTGATCCAGTTCATCGCGCCCCATGGAAAAATCCAGAAGGCCTTTGTCAGCCTGCGCGTTCCCAAAAAACTTTTGGACTATAAACTAAGCGGCGCTGTGGCCCACGTCAGCACAGAAGGCCTGGAGCACTGGCTGGATCTTTGCGGAACTCCCGCAGCGCTGACCAGCAAGGATCTGCAATTTGCCCTGCGTGAACGCGTGCGCGCCGATGGCACCGTTGAAACCCCCCTGCAAACCGAAGAACTGGAAGCGATTGCCGCAAAACTTGAGCTGATGAGCTGCAAGAAAGTCTGCCTGAACCTGCTGCACTCTGCGACCAATCCGGCGCACTTGAATGCGGCGACCAAATTCTTCAGCGAAAAAGGCATTGAAGTGTTTGCTCCGGCAAGCACCGACAATCCTCACGAAGTCACGCGCTGGACTCAGAATGCTTTGAACGCCACCCTTTCCGGTGTTTTCGCTGACCTGAAAAAAGACGTCTATGCGGGCCTTGAGGCCGCGCTTGATAAAAATGACATTCACTTCCTTGATGCCAGCGGTGAACTTTTCCAGGATGAAACCGGAAAAGAAATCAGCAGTCAGTTTGCCGCGTCCACGGCTCTGGGGCTTTGGAACAAAGCTTCGGGCAAAGATGTTTTGTATCTGGGCCTTGAGTATTTCACTTTGATTTCCCCCACCCGCTGGGCGGAACAGTGGAACAGCTGCTGGGGTCCGGTGGAAGTGCGCCACTTGAAAGTAAAAAATCTGGGCGTCCAGCCCACGCTGGGAATCGGCTTGAACACCTTTGAACGCTTTGACTTCCTGACTCAGGAAGAAGGCTGGGAGCCAGGACCGATGTTCCTGGGTCGTGGGCAAAAAATGAGTCTTTTGGATCTGTGGTCTGAAAATCCAAAACTTTCCAAACTGGAAGGTCTTGAGGACCGCGTTTCTGCTCAAGGGATTCAGCGCTTTAAAACAGCGCTTTTGACCCTTTCCAAAATCAGCACCTTCAAAGACAACGACTTCAATCATCTGACCAAAGAACTGCAAAGCCTGTCTGTGCAAAGACTTGCGGTGGAATCTTTCCTGCAGCGTGATCAGCAAAAATTATTGGTAACGGGTCCTTTGGCAGCGCTGTTTGCCAATATCTTCAAAAAAGATCCGCACACCACGGTTGCCGCTGATGAATTCTGCGAATCCGCCGCCACGGCCCTGTGGGGCATGAAAGCCCTGAAGGAGTCCAAATGA
- the hisC gene encoding histidinol-phosphate transaminase, translating into MKISPEILNLVPYKPGKPISETQREYGLTTVYKLASNENPLGPSPKAMAAVKQALDHQHLYPDPSHYELLQTLSKEWGFPTKQLAIGNGSDELIDLLCRIYCEHHDGVLTSAAAFNAYEVSAPANRAVIHKVPMAEGYRFDLPAVADYFLKHPEKNIRLIFVSNPNNPTGTYATKAEVEAFLQKVGNRDDVMIIFDEAYNEFVRAKDYASAQGYMGQYKNLIVLRTFSKIYGLAGFRLGAMIAPPEVVEVFNRVRKPFNVNDLAQVAANAALQDKEFIERSQQICWKGLDYFYKKLEELGLPYIPSQGNFVMFDTLRDAAKVNEALLRRGIIMRPLLNYGFKTHLRLSVGRDHENEAAMSALADVLKEIAPL; encoded by the coding sequence GTGAAGATTTCTCCCGAAATTTTGAATCTGGTGCCCTACAAACCTGGAAAGCCGATTTCTGAGACCCAACGTGAGTACGGGCTCACAACGGTCTACAAACTCGCAAGTAACGAGAATCCTTTGGGTCCCAGCCCGAAAGCCATGGCGGCGGTGAAGCAGGCCTTGGATCATCAGCACCTGTATCCGGATCCATCCCACTATGAGCTTTTGCAGACTTTGTCGAAAGAATGGGGCTTCCCGACAAAACAACTTGCTATTGGTAATGGCAGCGACGAACTGATTGATCTGTTGTGCCGTATCTATTGTGAGCACCATGATGGCGTTTTGACATCTGCGGCAGCGTTTAATGCCTATGAAGTCAGCGCTCCGGCAAACCGTGCGGTGATCCACAAAGTTCCGATGGCGGAAGGCTATCGTTTTGATCTGCCTGCCGTTGCAGACTACTTCCTGAAACACCCGGAAAAAAACATCCGTTTGATTTTTGTCTCTAATCCCAACAATCCAACCGGCACTTACGCCACCAAAGCGGAAGTGGAGGCTTTCCTTCAGAAAGTCGGTAACCGTGACGATGTGATGATTATTTTTGACGAAGCTTATAACGAATTTGTGCGCGCCAAGGATTATGCATCCGCACAAGGTTATATGGGACAGTATAAAAACCTGATTGTTCTTCGCACTTTCTCCAAAATCTATGGGCTGGCGGGTTTCCGCCTGGGTGCGATGATCGCGCCGCCAGAGGTTGTGGAAGTCTTTAACCGTGTGCGCAAACCATTTAATGTCAACGATTTAGCGCAAGTGGCTGCAAATGCGGCTCTGCAAGATAAAGAATTTATTGAGCGATCGCAGCAGATTTGCTGGAAAGGGCTTGATTACTTCTACAAGAAGTTAGAAGAATTAGGCCTGCCGTACATTCCATCTCAGGGAAATTTTGTCATGTTTGACACTCTCCGCGACGCCGCCAAGGTGAACGAAGCCTTGTTACGTCGTGGGATCATCATGAGACCGCTGTTGAACTATGGGTTCAAGACGCATCTGCGTTTGAGTGTAGGGCGCGATCATGAAAATGAAGCTGCTATGTCAGCTTTGGCGGACGTTTTAAAAGAAATTGCACCGCTGTAG